CCGCGAACTCAATCCCAGCGTGCAGTCGCTGTCCGCCGACGCTCTTGCGGCGATCGACGCCTATGCATGGCCGGGCAACGTGCGCGAGCTCGAAAACCGCGTGAAGCGAGCAGTAATCATGGCCGACGGCCGGAGCGTCCTGGCAAGCGACCTTGACCTTCCCGGCGGCGAGGCCGGCCCGGCGACCGCGATCAACCTGCGTGCCGCGCGCGAAGTCGCCGACCGCACCGCGATCCGCCAGGCGATGACCCGTAGCGACAACAATATTTCTGGCGCGGCCCGCCTGCTCGGGATCAGCCGCCCGACGCTATACGACCTGATCAAGCAGTATCGTCTGCAAGCGTAGCTGCGGGATCGACGAGCGGAATTGCCCCACCGCGTGGGGCCGCTACTGTTCCCCGCAACCTGCAGGGGACTCGCATCATGGACCGTCGCACCTTCCTTTCGACCACCGGCGCGGCCGCGCTTGCAGCGCCGTTCGCTTCGCTGCCGGACTTCGGCGCCGCCTTCGCCCAAGCCACCCCGGCGCGCGGCGACGCAGCGCTCAACCGATTGTTCGAAGCGATTTTCCAGGAACAGGTGCGCAATTCCCCCGAGTTCGCAACCTCGCTGGGTCTCGACAAGGGCGCGCTCGCACCGCTCCGCTCCAGGCTCGACACGCGCCCGGTTGCCCAGGCCCGACGTGAAGAGGCCGCGCGCACCGACAAGTTCATCGCGCAGCTGGAGGCCGTGCCGACGGCGGGCCTGTCGCAAGCCGCGGCGCTCAACCGCGAAGTCGTGCTGTGGGACATGATGACGAGCAATGCCGGGCCCAAGCGCTTCGACATCTCAAATCCGCAAAGCCCGTACGAAATCAGCCAGCAGGATGGCGCCTATTTCTCGGTGCCGGACTTCCTTCACAGCGCGCACACGATCGACACTGCGAGCGACGCCGAAGCCTATCTGTCGCGCCTCGAACAGTTCGCGACGGTGCTCGACAACGAGACCGTGGAGACGCGGCGACAGGCGGCGCGCGGCTATCTCGCGCCCGGCTGGGGAATCGACCTTGCGCTCAAGCAGATGCGCGAACTGCGTGCGCCGTCGCCGGAGCAAAGCACGATGGCTGATTCGGTCGCCAGCCGCGCCGCCGCCAAGAACATCCCCGGCGACTGGCGCGGACGCGCGGCCAAGATCGTCGCCGAAAAGGTCTATCCCGCGCTCGACCGCGAGATTGCGGGCGTCATCGCGCTTCGCCCGACGACTGCGCCGGGAGACGGCGTGTGGCGCGTCCCGCGCGGTGACGAGATCTACGCCGCCGCGCTCGCAGAGGCGACGACGACCACGTACAGCGCCGACGAAATCCACCAGATCGGGCTTCAGCAAGTGGCTGAGATCAGCGCGAACCTCGACAAGATCCTGCGCTCCGCCGGCCTGACCAACGGCACCGTCGGCGAGCGGCTGACCCAGCTCAACGCCCGCCCCGACCAGCTCTACCCCAGCACCGACGCCGGCCGAGCGCAGCTGATCGCCGACCTCAACGCAAGCGCGAAGGCGATGGAAGCGAGGCTGCCGCGGGCTTTCTCCACGCTGCCCAAGCAACCGCTCGAAATCCGCCGCGTGCCGGTTGAAATCCAGGACGGCGCGTCGAATGGCTATTACCGCCAGGCGACGCTCGATGGATCGCGTCCGGCGATCTACTTCATCAACCTCAAGTCGACCGGCGACTGGCCCAAATATTCGCTGCCCGCGCTGACCTATCACGAAGGCACGCCGGGCCATCACCTTCAGCTCAGCATTGCCCAACTGGCGGGCGATTTGCCCATGCTGCGCCGCATCGCTTTCTATTCGGCCTATGGTGAAGGCTGGGCGCTTTATGCCGAAGAGGTTGCCGACGAGCTTGGCGGCTATATCGGGATTGAACGTGCCGGCTATCTCCAGTCCTTCCTGTTCCGCGCCGAGCGGCTGGTCGTCGACACCGGCCTCAACCACAAGCGCTGGACGCGCGAACAGGCGATCGACCACATGGTTGCCGCGACCGGCTTCGCCCGGCCGCGCGTGCAGCGTGAGATCGAGCGCTACTGCGCCTCGCCGGGCCAGGCGTGCAGCTACAAGATCGGGCACCTCGCCTGGACTCGCGCGCGGGCCAAGGCGCAGCAAGCGCTGGGCGACCGGTTCGACATCCGCGACTTCCACGAGATTCTGCGCGAAGGCGCGATGCCGCTGACCATCCTCGAACGCCGCGTCGACGAGCGCATACAGGCGCGACTTGCCGGCAGCAGCAACGGCATGCCTTCACCGCGCCGCGGCGAACGCGGCTAAGCCTTTTTCATCATCGTTCTTCCGGGAGTTTCATCATGGACCGTCGCGCATTCCTGACCACCGGCGCCACCGTCGCTGCCTTGCCCCTGCTCGAAG
The sequence above is drawn from the Sphingomonas lutea genome and encodes:
- a CDS encoding DUF885 domain-containing protein, producing MDRRTFLSTTGAAALAAPFASLPDFGAAFAQATPARGDAALNRLFEAIFQEQVRNSPEFATSLGLDKGALAPLRSRLDTRPVAQARREEAARTDKFIAQLEAVPTAGLSQAAALNREVVLWDMMTSNAGPKRFDISNPQSPYEISQQDGAYFSVPDFLHSAHTIDTASDAEAYLSRLEQFATVLDNETVETRRQAARGYLAPGWGIDLALKQMRELRAPSPEQSTMADSVASRAAAKNIPGDWRGRAAKIVAEKVYPALDREIAGVIALRPTTAPGDGVWRVPRGDEIYAAALAEATTTTYSADEIHQIGLQQVAEISANLDKILRSAGLTNGTVGERLTQLNARPDQLYPSTDAGRAQLIADLNASAKAMEARLPRAFSTLPKQPLEIRRVPVEIQDGASNGYYRQATLDGSRPAIYFINLKSTGDWPKYSLPALTYHEGTPGHHLQLSIAQLAGDLPMLRRIAFYSAYGEGWALYAEEVADELGGYIGIERAGYLQSFLFRAERLVVDTGLNHKRWTREQAIDHMVAATGFARPRVQREIERYCASPGQACSYKIGHLAWTRARAKAQQALGDRFDIRDFHEILREGAMPLTILERRVDERIQARLAGSSNGMPSPRRGERG